A window of Solanum stenotomum isolate F172 chromosome 9, ASM1918654v1, whole genome shotgun sequence genomic DNA:
ACATAAATCACTTAGAAGCTGCACTTTCTCTCCAACTAACATTATTGCTCAACATAGCAAATacataacatattttttaataaaataatattttatatttgataaatttcacataatttcaaattaactAAACTTATcgataaaataaatcaaataaagcaGTAAGACTAATGGTGTGCTCTtgattttatatgttataaaGCTTGGCTAGTGAATTTGCTTAAAAGCTTGACTAATtttataggatttttttttttatcacaaaacttcattttttaacaaaaaaataaataaatacatgtatttttttatgttcaaaCACCTacttaaaatacaaaaaagcaaaagaaaaaggcaaatataatttcatttgACTATTCATTAAAGGGTGGACATAGTTtgggaaaatattgaaattcaaCCATAATTTCAATTTACCCcaaaaataagaggaaaaaaaaattgaaaaagaagaaaccaACATATAACTAAAGTATTGTCTTATTAAGTGACACGTGTCCAACAGCCCACGATGGAAAACAACTCAAACCAGATAACGCGCGACTAGTACCAAACGTTCAACTTCCAATTGAACACACAAAAAAACTATACTCAAATGTTTCTATCAACACAACATCAGTTCCATTAATTTAGATGCTAGACGAGGGCGGCAGCGACGAATTCCACCGCCGGCCGGACCCGAGCCCTGCCGATGCAGCTACCCCTCGGGTCCTAACCATCTTGTCTTACGTGCTCGAAAAGCTCGTAGCACGGAATGATCAATTGCTAGTGTTGGGCCGTCAGGTTGCTCATGATAATGGACTCATGAGCAACGGGGAAGGCGACCCACAGAGGGTATTAGGAAAGAATTTTAATGCGTTTCATGGGATTCGAGCACCGAATATAAGTATACCGAAATATTTGGAGAGGTTATACAAGTATACGAATTGTAGCCCGTCTTGTTTTGTGGTGGGGTATGTGTATATTGATAGATTGGGGCATAAGTATCCAGATTCTCTCTTGGTTTCTTTGAATGTGCATAGGCTGCTTGTTACTAGTGTCATGGTTGCTTCCAAAATGCTCGATGATGCGTAAGTACTTCTTTGCTCTCTCTAGACATgtccaataaatattatttgaatctgtttgaatttatttgatttgattcgAAGTATGAgggtcaaattaattaatattcgGTGTGAATTCAAATATAGAATCTTTCATTTCGTACAATTTTATTGTAACTTTCAAAAGATCAAATTCATTACTTAAttttcaatcattaattacttttgtattttattatttatttattttaatatcttAGATTTAATGTAAGTGCTGAAATATAACATATCTATGTATACAACATCTTGTATAGTGTGTGtgtggggaggggggggggggggggggtttgggGGAGGGGAATGTGGAGTGACTAAAGGACTTGATATCCCTTTTTAGAACTACACAAGGTTAACTTATAAGTGAAAACTACCTATTTATTGAAATAACATGTAATAAAGAAATGGACTTCAAGCTTTTGGTTTGAGTCTATGAAATTGTAAAATTATACGATTCATAAGAAAAGTGtataataatatcttttttggtataatatgataattagtTACTCATATAGCACTTtgtatcttaatattttttttttgttaaaatgtGTTTCAGACACTACAACAATGCATTTTATGCCCGAGTTGGAGGAGTAAGCAATGCAGAATTAAACAAGTTGGAGTTGGAGCTACTTTTCTTGCTAGATTTTGGAGTTAATGTGAGTGCACGAGTTTTCGAAAGTTATTGCCAGTATTTGGAGAAGGAAATGTTGAGCAATGGACCAACCCTCAAGATTGAAAAGTCAGTTATTAGCAGTACCACTAGTACTGTTGATGATGCCACTGAAATTTCAGTAGAAGACACTGATCATACTTCTTCACCATCACAATTGCTAGATTGAATTCACGAGTCAGTGACAACTATAAATTCTAACGAGATTATTCAGTATAATGTAAAAATACTTACTAGTCTCTATGTTACTCTTCCTATATTCGTGTAACTTATCTTAATTGATTGTCATTTTGCAATTGGTTGCTCGTTTAGAATGATTTGAGTTTTTGTGCATTATTAGGACAAAGCTATTGTACTATAACACAATTGAGTGATTCATGTAATTGGACATACAGGTGTTacaaagagagaagaaaagatCATACTTATGCTTTTTATTGGTACTATTTAAtttgttagatttttttaaagacTTCTTACAGTATCTTGCAAATGGTAAGGTTGATCATATATTacactttttattaatttatattcatgttaCGTTATTAGCGAATTGTTTCGTATGTGCCTCAGCAATTAACAAAATTTatgtgaaatgatagactttaTATATCCTAATTCTGACAATTTgctatttaattaaataatcttTAAATTGAAGATTCTTTGAGTAAAAAAACTTTTTCCTAATAATGTGAGTACTAATATTTGGCAAAAAtattcaaagaaaagaaaaattattcaatttatgaTAGTAGTGTATGAGCAAAATTGAtccattttcctaaaaaataagaaagacaatttatttgttttcatttattccaaaggaaaaaaataaataaaaagttaaaatggGAATATGCTAAATGCAAAAATCACCTTCTCCTCGAAGGCTGCGTTTCGCTGTCCCTATTTGtcaatttcatatttattcCCATCAAAAACTTGGACTACAAAGTCACGGTGGAGACCGCCGGAAAAGCTGAAAGCTCGATTCATCGGTCACCGGGAACTCAACCGACGACGACGACGACGACGACGACAActaggaggaggaggaggagccAAATTTGCTGAGTTTGTTTATAATTACTACAAATAACATGGGTGATTACTCCAAGGACGATTTCCTTCAGCTCATCAAGCGATTCGGCGCTTTTTTGACCGTGAAGATTTCTAATCTCTTCCACACACTGGttatttctctttctctttcccAATCTCCAGTTTTAACATCTCTTAATTGTGAATTAAGCACTGAACAATTTTAATTGATACATCATGTTTAcggaaaaaaaatgagttgaagTTTTGAGTTGTTATAGGAGATTAAAATTCGTGCTGGAAATTACTATATTAGCTCACATGATTACAAGCAAGGGCTTTGCTAAGCACAATTTCTTGTAAGGGGAACTATAAGTTGATGCTAGATGTTATAATTGAAATTAGCACCTTTTGCTAATTATACCAGGATATAAAGCTTGTTACTAGATGCTTACTGTACTTAGGCAGCTTTAATCATGTTGAAATAAGAATTAGACCTCTTGATGTTGTTTTCAATTTTAGGAGACACATTTCCACTAGACAAAAAGTAAGGTTTAAATACTTGGAATTCAGTTACTTATCTTAATGTTCTATAAACTTGAAAAGTTCTATCTGAAATGTGCTAGCTAGGTCActgaaatatattttagaagTAGCATTTAGGACCGGTATCATGGGTGTGTCTGGCTTATTATATGAATTGAGAGACACTTGAATTGGGGAATGGAGATTATCAAGGGTTTAATTATGTAAGGATGTAGAGATGATGCTGATCAAATATCTATAACAATCGTAGCTCAGCTGTCATAAGAGTAATATTAACAGTTGTATAATTGCAATCAATCTCTTGTCTCTTTAAAATTATGGTGTTTGCAATAAAGTTTTGTTGAAATCTTGGTAAAACTTAGTCCTCAAGCTTCTAAATTGTTTAAGCTTGAATATCTAGTCAAAAGTTGTTCCCTAACAATGCTTGGTACTACTACTGCTTCTGTTCTTACTGCCAAGTTGTGATTTCTGGTTGTAGTTCCAATAGAACTTCTCGCAATGTTGAAGATAAAATGCATTTCATTATTTGATAggtatttgattttctttagtCTGTGCTTCTTCTCTGCCACTATTGGTCTCTCCATTGACTTTCGTCCTCCAGTTCTTGTCCTCTTGTTTGCTTTGTCCTCACATAACTGTTTCTTGGTCATCTTCACATGGTCACACGTTTAAGCGGTCCTTTCAAATGCCAAATCTGTTCTCTCTTTATCCTCACTACAGCCTTATGCATAACCTCTCCACTACTCTAATCCTGGTAAGTTTATTAGCCTATTACAGTGACCCCTATGCTGATTTGGAAGCATAGACTGAGATTCTAGTAGCTAGTGTAAGCAGTTTAAGCTGCCGAGAAATGGTTGTAAGAGAAGCTGAGGGTGGAGGAGAAAAGAAGTGAGGGGAAGAAGTTTGGAAACATAGGTTTCGAACCGTGTGCCGGAATTTCTCAgttgtaaaataaaaagttgagaAACACGGACTTATCTGATAACATTGCTGGTTTAGAGTTGAGTCTCACAGGTTAAGAGATGGGTGAAGTTATGATTTCCAACTATTTTCTTGACTATGATACATTGGTACTTAATATAGCTTTGTTTGCTCATTAGCAAATTGCAATAGAACTTTTAGTTTCCATTATCTGTTAATTACGATATCCTGAAGCCTGAAGGTCACCCACAGGATGATGTTTCTCAAGGAGAAATGTCTAGTCTGCTTGGTTAATTTTGACTTTCCATTTTCAATTAAAGAAGTATACAACTTCAGTTCCATTTTTTGAGATTTGGTTTAGGCCAATTTGGATGGCTCCCTGTTTATTTTTCCTGATTTTTTTTCTGGACCGTCCCAATGTCCCTTTT
This region includes:
- the LOC125876330 gene encoding cyclin-U1-1 gives rise to the protein MLDEGGSDEFHRRPDPSPADAATPRVLTILSYVLEKLVARNDQLLVLGRQVAHDNGLMSNGEGDPQRVLGKNFNAFHGIRAPNISIPKYLERLYKYTNCSPSCFVVGYVYIDRLGHKYPDSLLVSLNVHRLLVTSVMVASKMLDDAHYNNAFYARVGGVSNAELNKLELELLFLLDFGVNVSARVFESYCQYLEKEMLSNGPTLKIEKSVISSTTSTVDDATEISVEDTDHTSSPSQLLD